The proteins below come from a single Sorghum bicolor cultivar BTx623 chromosome 4, Sorghum_bicolor_NCBIv3, whole genome shotgun sequence genomic window:
- the LOC8069922 gene encoding uncharacterized protein LOC8069922 — MGVRVVVTMTTAAAAACCLLLLQLFVGCVAVAAALPTKGGGAGGDDYLRYKDPKQPLNRRIDDLLRRMTLAEKIGQMSQIERENATADVVNKYLIGSVLSGGGSVPAKNAPPEAWVKMVNGMQSGALSTRLGIPIIYGIDAVHGHGNVYKATIFPHNIGLGCTRDPELAQRIGAAVALEVRATGIPYVFAPCVAVCRDPRWGRCYESFSEHPGVVRNMTSIISGFQGEIPAPASGGRPGAPYVAGGQRNVAACSKHYVGDGGTTKGVNEGNTVASFHELMAVHMPPYYNAVIRGVSTVMVSFSSWNGVKMHANHFLVTDHLKNRLRFRGFIISDWQGLDRITTPDHADYLLSIKLGILAGVDMVMIPYTYTEFIDDLTLLVQNGTIPMSRIDDAVRRILRVKFTMGLFDNPYADTSLVGELGKQEHRDLAREAVRKSLVLLKNGKPGAKPLLPLPKKLSYGGRVLVAGSHADDLGSQCGGWTITWQGLTGNNLTAGTTILDGIRRAVAPGTDVVYSENPDAGFVQKNKARFDYAVVVVGEPPYAETFGDNLNLTIPAPGPDIIRNVCGSIKCVVVLVSGRPLVVEPFMDIIDALVAAWLPGTEGQGVSDVLFGDYGFTGKLSRTWFRSVDQLPMNVGDAHYDPLFPFGFGLQTQPSTY; from the exons ATGGGGGTCAGGGTGGTGGTGACCATGACCACTGCGGCAGCCGCCGCCTGCTGCTTGCTGTTGCTGCAGCTGTTTGTTGGTTGCGTCGCCGTCGCGGCGGCTCTGCCGACGaagggcggcggcgccggcggcgacgaCTACTTGAGGTACAAGGACCCGAAGCAGCCGCTGAACAGGCGGATCGACGACCTGCTGCGGCGGATGACGCTGGCGGAGAAGATCGGGCAGATGTCGCAGATCGAGCGGGAGAACGCCACCGCCGACGTCGTCAACAAGTACCTCATag GCAGCGTGCtaagcggcggcggcagcgtgcCGGCGAAGAACGCGCCGCCGGAGGCGTGGGTGAAGATGGTGAACGGGATGCAGAGCGGAGCGCTGTCCACGCGCCTCGGGATCCCCATCATCTACGGCATCGACGCCGTCCACGGCCACGGCAACGTCTACAAGGCCACCATCTTCCCACACAACATCGGCCTCGGCTGCACCAG GGACCCAGAGCTAGCACAGAGGATTGGAGCAGCTGTAGCTCTGGAGGTGAGGGCCACCGGCATCCCCTACGTCTTCGCTCCTTGCGTGGCGGTGTGCAGAGACCCTCGGTGGGGCCGGTGCTACGAGAGCTTCAGCGAGCACCCGGGGGTGGTACGCAACATGACCTCCATCATCTCCGGGTTCCAGGGCGAGATCCCGGCGCCGGCGAGCGGCGGCCGCCCCGGCGCGCCGTACGTCGCCGGCGGGCAGCGAAACGTGGCGGCGTGCTCCAAGCACTACGTCGGCGACGGCGGCACCACCAAGGGCGTGAACGAGGGCAACACGGTGGCGTCCTTCCACGAGCTCATGGCCGTCCACATGCCGCCCTACTACAACGCCGTCATCCGTGGCGTCTCCACCGTCATGGTCTCCTTCTCCAGCTGGAACGGCGTCAAGATGCACGCCAACCACTTCCTCGTCACCGACCACCTCAAGAACAGGCTCCGCTTCAGG ggTTTCATCATCTCGGATTGGCAAGGGCTTGACAGGATCACGACCCCTGACCACGCTGACTACCTTCTGTCCATCAAGCTGGGCATCCTGGCCGGAGTTGACATGGTGATGATCCCGTACACGTACACGGAGTTCATCGACGACCTCACGTTGCTGGTGCAGAACGGCACAATCCCGATGAGCCGCATCGACGACGCCGTCCGCCGCATCCTGCGCGTCAAGTTCACCATGGGCCTCTTCGACAACCCCTACGCCGACACCAGCCTCGTCGGCGAGCTCGGCAAGCAGGAGCACCGCGACCTGGCGCGCGAGGCCGTGCGCAAGTCCCTCGTCCTCCTCAAGAACGGCAAGCCCGGCGCAAAGCCGCTGCTGCCGCTGCCCAAGAAGCTCTCCTACGGCGGCAGAGTCCTGGTCGCCGGAAGCCACGCTGACGATCTCGGTAGCCAGTGCGGCGGCTGGACCATCACCTGGCAGGGCCTCACGGGGAACAACCTCACCGCCGGGACCACCATCCTCGACGGCATCAGACGCGCCGTCGCCCCCGGCACGGACGTCGTCTACTCCGAGAACCCCGACGCTGGCTTCGTCCAGAAGAACAAGGCACGGTTCGActacgccgtcgtcgtcgtcggcgagcCTCCCTACGCCGAGACGTTCGGCGACAACCTGAACCTGACCATCCCTGCGCCCGGGCCGGACATCATCCGGAATGTTTGCGGCAGCATCAAGTGCGTCGTCGTGCTCGTCTCCGGCCGGCCGCTGGTGGTGGAGCCGTTCATGGATATCATCGACGCGCTGGTGGCGGCGTGGCTGCCGGGGACGGAGGGGCAGGGCGTCAGCGACGTGCTGTTCGGCGACTACGGGTTCACGGGGAAGCTGTCGAGGACGTGGTTCCGGTCGGTGGATCAGCTGCCCATGAACGTCGGCGACGCGCACTACGATCCATTGTTCCCGTTTGGGTTTGGCCTCCAGACACAGCCGTCCACATATTAG